A region of Pyxidicoccus parkwaysis DNA encodes the following proteins:
- a CDS encoding RHS repeat-associated core domain-containing protein, whose protein sequence is MTLQSLLRRLLGSTALLISPLALAQPAGFTDAKIQPPQLKAPQRGSLVGTYAQTAFGAADVARGGFALASPFTVPTDRGELLATPFPTYSSDAGLSEWGHGWQTRLEIRRWRVRGDLDYATDERSSPWGRLVPGADGAWYPADLGTTVRVEESATGLTAYLPDGSVWSFGDGAGGASGSAQVNTPRGTYAWYLREVVSATGRRTRFTYEANTTGRLFVKTVQYGGAGTDFQYQVDLGYATLTKPVDDFRSGKKLRLDRRVSTVSVKAKSAASGLFEPRWQYQVTYEEPAEGVAFYLARVDPTYGAAPAVTTAPPALYTYYKSSDALGAALFTRVTKLDATLVAAGQDAIQPWRAALVDEDEDGRLDFEHAQAQTLYVQEDTGFRAEALPPPDANTQTVCRPTASLGNEPRLLTRLRPNQAEPEVVAINNPSGSVTEVKVCDRAGTLRAQQSLSGAWQLGANTRFVDLDNDQQPDLIRVAPGSYQVRPNTSGAPPSLSFGTAVIGTLSPSVSATATWVHDMNGDSIPDIVARLTNGLHVWPGTGRFTYDSASSKLFPVLTKTGTPLAQLSTYSAMFVDVNRDGMTDVLLSKPGLALLFINDSTAFREVSVPALAFYNGTTSALTQGDFAGSGNTSLTVTQGLDAYSTSLDGPETGLLKSADDGKGSVLGFTYTRLPAAPGARMRQPVLASLTSASSGYDTITYTYQYFGASYHSQGGYLLGFDSVVRTAPQEVHAVNFLNGDTFAGLLLSETKTDARTPLVKEVTFRQYEDATFQGVPYKRLVREEKGFQAAGQPALVLSETTQTVAYDGVCPQQTVRTTQWGTLTTTTLKASLAGLTKHLHCLPASLTFSGVHPQQPSLDFTYQGTLTRNAAGQLEKVEALGPQGPLVLQTVSYWPDGTVKTVSAPGQGTTSFEYAPGRLVLSRVTQPDGVVLEATERSPLHDGLLTLTTRRGANVHTERFRYDGLERLMKRWNELGSASEANPNELLEYRFAMATRPASIASTALVDAGNNARRFAWDYSTAAGEELAKGRLVPEGWVVDGLTVHGRQERETLRYVRPNLPANTDMTALDYATLLSGVEQTESTRTAVFGYEVEKVLRHHVDVQQTLATNWALDADGLHVETQENGALSQRQLLDAEKRVTRYEDATGAVYTYGHDALGRLRAVTLPGGKGHRLTYDAYGRAGRVERDGVANVDFEYAPGTWLISARRFRTPANALVRSEGYQYDAAGRRTVITHTLAGGGVKTYQLYYDGASPAQPTNTSWPGLLTATAGDGYTKLLQYRPDGTLSRSTLTITGWRTVETAFTYAESGDVKLEVTQVKDGSGNVLSTTSIGSGWDAYGRLSTMTLNGQPWASMQYDASGQVSQVNFGGGTSVALGYDALTRKRTSLAQTTPAWSTSVTWKLNARGLTGSEVMQFGGTQLTRQYGYSPQGFLTSAQDAQHAYAYGFDATGLPTSITDGTGTRTLAAGGNTLVAGGVTYTLDGLGRTVSRDGLTLTYGPDGQVATAQSGANSWSFLYDEDGERIAKRNSGGTPVAAYLKNGSYLDSAGLTQPVRVEEQLVGVVRNGAFQLLATDRRGSVLAETDGTERLASPYGDRVTHPVGAAALDYVEKAYDADLGFVRMGVRDYDPRISRFTTPDPVFLEDLEKCRTSPVECNLYGYVRNRPLDLVDPTGTEGENAGKKSTMPKASTVVKGVGYVDIIFKNPISKFAKGLSYVNFIAGCYNGTNPLFSEPMAQTQMRHIEGIIKDLEQQQTLVRNEMEHYLEEAMQSSKDEERMDFVHSRIIELDKQDRAMQQKIDKLKEAHEEAKEELKQFYKDHF, encoded by the coding sequence ATGACACTGCAATCGCTCCTACGGCGGCTGCTGGGTAGCACCGCCTTGCTCATCTCACCCCTCGCGCTCGCGCAGCCCGCCGGCTTCACGGACGCGAAAATCCAACCGCCGCAGCTCAAGGCCCCGCAGCGCGGCTCGCTCGTGGGCACGTACGCGCAGACGGCCTTCGGCGCGGCGGACGTGGCGCGCGGCGGCTTCGCGCTCGCGTCCCCATTCACCGTCCCCACGGACCGGGGCGAATTGCTCGCCACGCCCTTCCCCACCTACTCGTCGGACGCGGGCCTGTCCGAGTGGGGCCACGGCTGGCAGACGCGCCTGGAGATACGCCGCTGGCGCGTGCGCGGCGACCTGGACTACGCGACGGACGAGCGCTCCAGTCCGTGGGGCCGGCTCGTCCCCGGCGCAGACGGGGCATGGTACCCGGCGGACCTGGGCACCACGGTGCGGGTGGAGGAGTCCGCCACGGGCCTCACCGCGTACCTCCCCGACGGCAGCGTCTGGTCCTTCGGTGACGGCGCGGGCGGGGCCTCGGGCTCGGCGCAGGTGAACACGCCCCGGGGCACCTACGCGTGGTACCTGCGCGAGGTGGTGAGCGCCACCGGCCGCAGGACGCGTTTCACCTACGAGGCCAACACCACCGGGCGGCTGTTCGTGAAGACGGTGCAGTACGGCGGCGCCGGCACCGACTTCCAGTACCAGGTGGACCTCGGCTACGCGACGCTGACGAAGCCCGTGGACGACTTCCGCTCCGGCAAGAAGCTGCGGCTGGACAGGCGCGTGTCCACGGTGTCGGTGAAGGCGAAGAGCGCGGCCTCGGGCCTCTTCGAGCCGCGCTGGCAGTACCAGGTCACCTACGAGGAGCCCGCGGAGGGCGTGGCCTTCTACCTCGCCCGGGTGGACCCGACGTACGGCGCGGCACCGGCCGTGACGACGGCGCCACCAGCCCTCTACACGTACTACAAGTCCTCGGACGCGCTCGGCGCCGCCCTCTTCACCCGCGTGACGAAGCTGGACGCCACACTGGTGGCCGCGGGCCAGGACGCCATCCAGCCCTGGCGCGCCGCGCTGGTGGACGAGGACGAGGACGGGCGGCTCGACTTCGAGCACGCACAGGCCCAGACGCTCTACGTGCAGGAGGACACCGGCTTCCGGGCCGAGGCGCTCCCCCCTCCCGATGCGAATACCCAGACGGTGTGCCGCCCCACGGCGAGCCTGGGCAACGAGCCGCGCCTGCTCACGCGCCTGCGGCCCAACCAGGCGGAGCCGGAAGTCGTCGCCATCAACAACCCGAGCGGCTCGGTGACGGAGGTGAAGGTCTGCGACCGCGCGGGGACGCTTCGCGCGCAGCAGTCCCTGTCGGGCGCGTGGCAATTGGGCGCCAACACCCGCTTCGTGGACCTGGACAACGACCAGCAGCCGGACCTCATCCGCGTCGCTCCCGGCAGCTACCAGGTGCGGCCCAACACCAGCGGCGCGCCGCCGTCGCTCAGCTTCGGCACCGCCGTCATCGGCACCCTGAGCCCGAGCGTGTCGGCCACCGCCACGTGGGTGCACGACATGAACGGCGACAGCATTCCGGACATCGTCGCGCGGCTCACCAACGGCCTGCACGTGTGGCCCGGCACCGGCCGGTTCACCTACGACTCGGCGTCCAGCAAGCTGTTCCCGGTGCTGACGAAGACGGGCACGCCGCTGGCGCAGCTGAGCACCTACTCCGCGATGTTCGTGGACGTGAATCGCGACGGCATGACGGACGTGCTGCTGTCGAAGCCCGGGCTCGCGCTGCTCTTCATCAACGACAGCACCGCGTTCCGCGAGGTCTCCGTGCCGGCGCTGGCCTTCTACAACGGCACCACGAGCGCGCTCACCCAGGGTGACTTCGCGGGCAGCGGCAACACCAGCCTCACCGTGACGCAGGGCCTGGACGCCTACAGCACCTCGCTGGACGGTCCGGAGACGGGCCTGCTCAAGTCCGCGGACGACGGCAAGGGCAGCGTGCTGGGCTTCACCTACACCCGCCTGCCGGCCGCCCCCGGCGCGCGCATGCGCCAGCCGGTGCTCGCGTCGCTGACGTCGGCGTCCTCCGGCTACGACACCATCACGTACACGTACCAGTACTTCGGCGCGAGCTACCACTCGCAGGGCGGCTACCTCCTCGGGTTCGACAGCGTGGTGCGCACCGCGCCGCAGGAGGTCCACGCCGTCAACTTCCTCAACGGTGACACCTTCGCGGGGCTGCTGCTGTCGGAGACGAAGACGGATGCGCGCACGCCCCTGGTCAAGGAGGTGACCTTCCGCCAGTACGAGGACGCCACCTTCCAGGGCGTGCCCTACAAGCGGCTGGTGCGCGAGGAGAAGGGCTTCCAGGCCGCGGGCCAGCCGGCCCTGGTGCTGAGCGAGACGACGCAGACGGTGGCCTATGACGGCGTGTGCCCGCAGCAGACAGTCCGGACCACGCAGTGGGGCACCCTCACCACCACCACCCTGAAGGCCAGCCTCGCGGGCCTGACGAAGCACCTGCACTGCCTGCCCGCCTCGCTGACCTTCAGCGGCGTCCACCCGCAGCAACCCTCGCTCGACTTCACCTACCAGGGCACCCTCACGCGCAACGCGGCGGGGCAGCTGGAGAAGGTGGAGGCGCTCGGGCCGCAGGGCCCGCTGGTGCTGCAGACGGTGAGCTACTGGCCGGACGGCACCGTCAAGACGGTGAGCGCGCCGGGACAGGGCACCACGTCCTTCGAGTACGCCCCGGGCCGCCTCGTGCTCTCCCGGGTGACGCAGCCGGACGGTGTGGTGCTGGAGGCCACCGAGCGCAGCCCGCTGCACGACGGGCTGCTCACCCTCACCACGCGCCGTGGCGCGAATGTCCACACCGAGCGCTTCCGCTATGACGGATTGGAGCGGCTGATGAAACGTTGGAATGAGCTGGGCAGCGCCAGCGAGGCCAACCCGAACGAGCTCCTGGAGTACCGGTTCGCCATGGCCACGCGGCCCGCCAGCATCGCCTCCACCGCGCTGGTGGACGCGGGCAACAACGCCCGGCGCTTCGCATGGGACTACTCCACCGCCGCGGGCGAGGAACTGGCGAAGGGCCGCCTCGTCCCGGAGGGCTGGGTGGTGGACGGCCTGACGGTGCATGGCCGCCAGGAGCGCGAGACGCTGCGCTACGTGCGTCCGAACCTGCCGGCCAACACCGACATGACGGCGCTGGACTACGCCACGCTGCTGAGCGGCGTGGAGCAGACGGAGAGCACGCGCACCGCCGTCTTCGGCTACGAAGTGGAGAAGGTGCTCCGCCATCACGTGGACGTCCAGCAGACGCTGGCGACGAACTGGGCGCTGGACGCCGACGGTCTGCACGTGGAGACGCAGGAGAACGGAGCGCTGTCGCAGCGCCAGCTCCTGGACGCGGAGAAGCGGGTGACGCGGTACGAGGACGCGACGGGCGCGGTCTACACCTACGGGCACGACGCGCTCGGCCGCCTGCGCGCGGTGACGCTGCCCGGAGGCAAGGGACACCGGCTGACGTATGACGCCTACGGACGCGCCGGCCGCGTGGAGCGCGACGGCGTGGCGAACGTGGACTTCGAGTACGCACCCGGCACGTGGCTGATATCCGCCAGGCGCTTCCGCACACCGGCCAACGCGCTGGTGCGCAGCGAGGGCTACCAGTACGACGCCGCGGGCCGCCGCACCGTCATCACCCACACGCTGGCGGGCGGCGGCGTGAAGACGTACCAGCTCTACTACGACGGCGCCTCGCCGGCCCAGCCCACGAACACGAGCTGGCCGGGCCTGCTCACGGCCACCGCCGGAGACGGGTACACGAAGCTGCTCCAGTACCGCCCGGACGGCACCCTGTCCCGGTCGACGCTGACCATCACCGGCTGGCGCACCGTGGAGACGGCCTTCACCTACGCGGAGAGCGGCGACGTCAAGCTGGAGGTGACGCAGGTGAAGGACGGGAGCGGCAACGTCCTCTCCACCACCAGCATCGGGTCCGGCTGGGACGCGTACGGCCGGCTGAGCACGATGACGCTCAATGGCCAGCCCTGGGCCAGCATGCAGTACGACGCGTCCGGCCAGGTGTCACAGGTGAACTTCGGCGGCGGCACGTCCGTGGCGCTCGGCTATGACGCGCTCACTCGCAAGCGCACCAGCCTGGCGCAGACGACTCCGGCCTGGAGCACGTCGGTGACGTGGAAGCTGAACGCTCGCGGCCTCACCGGCAGCGAGGTGATGCAGTTCGGCGGCACGCAATTGACGCGTCAGTATGGCTACTCCCCGCAAGGCTTCCTCACCAGCGCGCAGGACGCGCAGCATGCGTACGCCTACGGCTTCGACGCCACGGGCCTGCCCACCTCCATCACGGATGGCACGGGCACGCGCACGCTCGCGGCGGGCGGCAACACGCTGGTGGCGGGTGGCGTGACGTACACGCTCGACGGGCTGGGACGCACGGTGAGCCGGGATGGGCTCACCCTCACCTATGGCCCCGATGGCCAGGTGGCCACCGCGCAGAGCGGGGCCAACAGCTGGAGCTTCCTCTACGACGAGGACGGTGAGCGCATCGCCAAGCGGAACAGCGGGGGCACGCCGGTGGCGGCCTACCTCAAGAATGGCAGCTACCTGGACAGCGCGGGCCTCACCCAGCCGGTGCGCGTGGAGGAGCAGCTGGTGGGCGTGGTCAGGAATGGCGCCTTCCAATTGCTGGCCACTGACCGCCGAGGCAGCGTCCTGGCGGAGACGGATGGCACGGAGCGACTGGCCTCTCCCTACGGGGACCGCGTCACCCACCCGGTGGGGGCCGCCGCCCTGGACTACGTGGAGAAGGCGTACGACGCCGACCTCGGCTTCGTCCGCATGGGGGTGCGCGACTACGACCCCCGCATCAGCCGTTTCACCACGCCGGACCCGGTGTTCCTCGAGGACTTGGAGAAGTGCCGCACCAGCCCGGTGGAGTGCAACCTCTACGGCTACGTGCGCAACCGCCCGCTGGACCTGGTGGACCCCACCGGTACCGAAGGCGAGAACGCCGGGAAAAAGAGCACCATGCCGAAGGCCAGTACCGTCGTGAAGGGCGTGGGGTACGTGGACATCATCTTCAAGAACCCCATCTCGAAGTTCGCCAAGGGCCTCAGCTACGTGAACTTCATCGCCGGTTGCTACAACGGCACCAACCCGCTGTTCAGCGAGCCCATGGCGCAGACCCAGATGCGCCACATCGAGGGCATCATCAAGGACCTGGAGCAGCAGCAGACCCTCGTCAGGAACGAGATGGAGCACTACCTGGAAGAGGCGATGCAGTCCTCCAAGGACGAGGAGCGCATGGACTTCGTCCACTCCCGCATCATCGAGCTGGACAAGCAGGACCGCGCGATGCAGCAGAAAATCGACAAGCTGAAGGAGGCCCACGAGGAGGCCAAGGAGGAGCTGAAGCAGTTCTACAAGGACCACTTCTGA